The following is a genomic window from Deinococcus aerolatus.
TCGGCCATCTGGCGTATGTGCGCCCGGCCCGGCAGCCGCTAAGCTCCTGGGTCTGTATGCAAGCGGCCCTGCCCTCCACCCGTGGCCCCAACGTGGCCCTGTACGCCTCGGTGGCGCGGCTGGGATTCCGGCGGCAATTCGCCTACCCGCAGGCCGCGCTGTGGGGGCTGATCACCAATCTGTTCTTCGGGGTGTTGCGAATTGCCGTGCTGGTGGCGCTGTTCGCTAGCACGCCCCGGGTGGCCGGATACACCGTGCAGGACGCGATCACCTACACCGGGCTGACCCAGGCGTTGATCATGGCCCTGTCGCTGTTCGGCTGGACCGATTTCATGCGGACGATTCACCGGGGCGAGGTGGCGTCCGACCTGCTGCGTCCCCATAACCTGCTGGCGTTCTGGGCGGCGCAGGATGCGGGCCGGGCGGCGGGTCAGTTCGCGTTGCGCGGTCTGCCGATGCTGGCACTGTTTGCCCTGCTGTGGGGCGCCACGTTTCCCGCCGGGCCAGACGGCTGGCTGCTCAGCACCCTGAGTCTGCTGCTGGCCTGGGCCTGCGGGTTTGCCTTCCGCTTTCTGGTCAACTGCGCGGCCTTCTGGTCCCCGGATGCTGTTGGTTTCGGGCGCTTCGCGTGGGCGGTGCTGGGCCTGGGCAGCGGTTTTCTGATGCCGCTGGCCTTCTTCCCGCCGTGGTTTCAGGCGGTACTGGCCTGGACGCCCTTTCCCAGCATGATGAACACCACCGTCGAACTCTGGCTGGGCGTCAGAACCGGGCCGGAGGCGTGGACGGCCATGGCTGTGCAACTCGGCTGGGCAATGCTGCTGTTCGGACTGGCGGCATTCGTGCTGTCGCGGGGCTTGCGGCGGCTGGAGATAGCTGGTGGATAAACCGTCCGTCACCCCGCAACACCGGCAAAAGGAAGGACGGCTGGCTTCGGCCATCCACCACCTGCGCCTCTACTTCCTGCTGTTGCGTGCCCAGGCCCGCTCGCAGGCCGTCTACCGCGTGTCGTTCGCACTGGACGCGGTTGGTTCGGCCTTTATCACGCTGTCGGAGTTCGCGGCGTTCGTGCTGGTGTTGCCGCGCTTCGGGTCACTAAGCGGCTGGACGCTGGGCGAGGTGGCGTTGCTGTACGGACTGGCGGAACTGGCCTTCGTGCTGATGGACCTCATGTTCGGCGGCTTCGACGCCCCCAACCTCAGTCAGCATGTCCGCAGCGGCAGCTTCAATACCTTTCTGCTGCGGCCCGCGCCGCTGCGCCTGCAAATCTTCGGTTCGGATTTTGCGCTGCGGCGGGTGACCCGGATCTTCCTGGCGGCGGGGATTCTGGCCTACGGCATTACGGCGTCTGGGGCCGTCTGGACACCCGAAGCCGCGCTGCTGCTGACCGGCAGCGTGCTGGGCATGGTGGCCTTTTTCGGTGGCCTGTTCGTTATCGGGGGCACCCTGACCTTCTGGACGGTGGACAGCGTGGAGGCCATGAATGTCCTGACCTACGGCGGGCGCACCCTGATCAGCTACCCGATGGACATCTACGGCCAGTTCCTGCGCAAGACCTTCACCTACCTGATTCCCGCCGCCTTTCTGTCGTATTTTCCTGTGCTGCATGTCCTGGGCCGCCCGCTGCCGGATGGCCTGCCGCTGCTGGCCGCGTCCCTGTCGCCCCTTGTCGGCCCGGTAATGCTCGCGGCGGCGTTTGCCTTCTGGCGGGTGGGCGTGCGGCATTACGGAGGAACGGGCACATGAGGCAAACACAGGGAGCAGCCATGATTACCGTCGAACACCTCCGCAAGACCTTCCGTACGCGCCGGGGCGGACTGCTGCGCGGCCAGACCAGTGTGATGGAGGCCGTGAAAGATGTGGGCTTCAGCGTGGCACGCGGCGAGATCGTGGGCTATCTGGGGCCGAACGGCGCGGGCAAGAGCACCACCATCAAGGTGCTGACCGGGCTGCTGGTGCCCGACAGCGGGCGGGTGGACGTGGGCGGACTGGTGCCGTGGAAAGACCGCCGGGCGCATGTGGCGCGGCTGGGCGCGGTGTTCGGGCAGCGCACGACGCTGTGGTGGGATTTGCCCGTCGCCGAGTCGCTGGACCTGCTGCGCCACATCTACCGCGTGCCCGAAGCCCACTTTCGCCAGAACCTGCACGATTTCACCGACCTGCTGGACCTAGGGCCGTTTCTGCACACGCCCGCCCGCGCCCTGAGCCTGGGCCAGCGCATGCGGGCGGACCTGGCCGCCGCGCTGCTGCACGATCCCGAACTGCTGTTTCTGGACGAGCCGACGGTGGGGCTGGACGTGGTGGCCAAGGAGCGCATCCGCGAGTTCATCCGGCACGTCAACGCCACACGCGGGGTGACGGTGCTGCTGACCACCCACGATCTGACCGACGTGGAACGGCTGGCCCGCCGCGTGATGATTATCGACCACGGTTCTCTTCTGTACGACGGTGATCTGGCGCAGTTGCAGGCCCGCTACGGCAGCGCCCGCGAACTGGTGGTGGATTTCGAGGCCGCGCCGGAAAACCCTCAGGTGCCGGGGCTGACGCTGCTGGGTGCGGACGGCCCACGCGTGCGCTACGGCTTTGCCGGAGCTGCCGCCGCCCCGATTGCCCGCGTCACGGCCCACGCCCCGGTGCGCGACATCACCGTGAAGGAGCCGGACATCGAGGCCACGGTCCGCCGCATTTACGAGGGTGGGCTGCTGCGGGACGGGGGAGCGTTGGGGGGATGAAGCAGCCCGGCCGCAGGCCAGATGCCGAATATCGTGGCCCAGCGCCCAGCGTCAGCAGACCGCTGCTGTTTGTAGTGCTGCTGAGCGTGGTGGCGGCGTTTTCGGTGGTCCCTCTTCCATGCAGTGTTTCTCCGTGCTGGGGCAGATCCAGGTTCTAGGCGAAGCTTATCGCCGCACCATCGGGTTCATGTGGCTGAATCTGGGTGTGGCTGGTCTGGCATTCATCGGCGGAGTGATCTATCTGTGGTTTCAAATCCGAAAGGGGAGACAGGCATAGCGCCCCGAGACCCCTCCGGCCCCAAGTGTGACCCAGAAGTTTCGCATCATCGGCAGCGTTCCGCGTCTTCTTACCACTGACCATTCTCATTTCCGCGCCCCCTAAGTTCAGAGCTGTGTCTGATGTCCTGAATGCCGAGGCCCTGCTGGGGGCGCTGCTGATCTTCTCGCTGCGAATTGTGGATGTGTCTCTGGGCACGCTGCGAATCGGCATGCTGGTGCGCGGCAAGCATACGGTGGCCGGCGCGCTGAGCTTCTTTGAATCGCTGATCTGGCTGCTGGCGGCTGCCAAGGTGCTGAGCACACTGGACAGTCCGCTGCAATTCGTGGCCTACGCGGGCGGCTACGCCTCGGGCACCATGCTGGGCTCCAACATCGAGCGCTGGCTGGCGGTGGGCAAGGTGGTGCTGCGCGTCATCGTGCCGGTCGGGGCGCCCGACGTGCAGGAGGCGCTGCGGCAGGCAGGGCTGTATGTCACCACTGTCAACGCCTCGGGCCGTGACGGCGAGGTCCGTATCCTGTTCAGCGTGATTGCCCGTAAGCGGCTGAAACAGGCCTTCCGGGTGATCGAGACCACCTATCCCAAGGCGTTTATCACGGTGGAAGAGGTCACCACCGCCCAGCTGCAGGACGTGGTGACCCGCCAGGAACGCCAGTCGTTCCGGCGAATGCGGATGATGCGGAAGTAACCAGTCCTTTGCATCATCCGCAACGCAAGTGGGCCGCCCCAGATGACTGGAGGCGACCCACTGCGGGACAGGGTTGTGTCTTCAGGGCTGAGGCTGAGGTCCGTCCGACGGCGGACGCGCGGGGACGAGTCCCTGTGGTTTCACGGGCGTGGAGGCGGGAAACTCGCTCTTCAAGCCTTTGAGCAGACTGACGCACATGCCGATCATGATGACGCTGAAGGGCAGCGCGGCAACCACGCTGGCCGACTGCAATCCCGCCAGACCGCCGCTGAGCAGCAGGGCCACGGCGATCAGGCTCTGCATCACGCCCCAGGTCAGCTTGACCGGATTGCTGGGTTCCTTCCGGCCTCCGCTGGATTGCAGGCCCAGCACGTAGGTGGCGGAGTCGGCGCTGGTCACGAAGAATGAGGCGATCAGCAGCGTGGCAATCCCGGTCAGGACCCCGCCCAGCGGCAGGCCCTCCAGCAGTGCGAACAGGGCGGTGGAAATATCGGCGCTGGTCGCCTCGGTCACAGCCGTCTCGCCTGCCAGTGCGCCGTTCAGGGCACTGCCGCCAAAGATGCTGAACCACGCGAAGCTGACCAGCGCGGGAACCC
Proteins encoded in this region:
- a CDS encoding ABC transporter permease, whose product is MQAALPSTRGPNVALYASVARLGFRRQFAYPQAALWGLITNLFFGVLRIAVLVALFASTPRVAGYTVQDAITYTGLTQALIMALSLFGWTDFMRTIHRGEVASDLLRPHNLLAFWAAQDAGRAAGQFALRGLPMLALFALLWGATFPAGPDGWLLSTLSLLLAWACGFAFRFLVNCAAFWSPDAVGFGRFAWAVLGLGSGFLMPLAFFPPWFQAVLAWTPFPSMMNTTVELWLGVRTGPEAWTAMAVQLGWAMLLFGLAAFVLSRGLRRLEIAGG
- a CDS encoding ABC transporter permease; this encodes MDKPSVTPQHRQKEGRLASAIHHLRLYFLLLRAQARSQAVYRVSFALDAVGSAFITLSEFAAFVLVLPRFGSLSGWTLGEVALLYGLAELAFVLMDLMFGGFDAPNLSQHVRSGSFNTFLLRPAPLRLQIFGSDFALRRVTRIFLAAGILAYGITASGAVWTPEAALLLTGSVLGMVAFFGGLFVIGGTLTFWTVDSVEAMNVLTYGGRTLISYPMDIYGQFLRKTFTYLIPAAFLSYFPVLHVLGRPLPDGLPLLAASLSPLVGPVMLAAAFAFWRVGVRHYGGTGT
- a CDS encoding ABC transporter ATP-binding protein, whose protein sequence is MITVEHLRKTFRTRRGGLLRGQTSVMEAVKDVGFSVARGEIVGYLGPNGAGKSTTIKVLTGLLVPDSGRVDVGGLVPWKDRRAHVARLGAVFGQRTTLWWDLPVAESLDLLRHIYRVPEAHFRQNLHDFTDLLDLGPFLHTPARALSLGQRMRADLAAALLHDPELLFLDEPTVGLDVVAKERIREFIRHVNATRGVTVLLTTHDLTDVERLARRVMIIDHGSLLYDGDLAQLQARYGSARELVVDFEAAPENPQVPGLTLLGADGPRVRYGFAGAAAAPIARVTAHAPVRDITVKEPDIEATVRRIYEGGLLRDGGALGG
- a CDS encoding DUF2179 domain-containing protein, coding for MSDVLNAEALLGALLIFSLRIVDVSLGTLRIGMLVRGKHTVAGALSFFESLIWLLAAAKVLSTLDSPLQFVAYAGGYASGTMLGSNIERWLAVGKVVLRVIVPVGAPDVQEALRQAGLYVTTVNASGRDGEVRILFSVIARKRLKQAFRVIETTYPKAFITVEEVTTAQLQDVVTRQERQSFRRMRMMRK